GAAACAAAACGATATTAACTCTGCACAGTAAACTTTCGAGGCTCAGTCCAACTGTTTGTCTTTAGTGCAAAAAAATAATATCCCGGATCTCTGGACGTTATCCAGGTCCGGGATATTTTACGCTTACAGATGAGACGGAGATATCCCTTTTAGATATTCTTCTTATAATCGCCCAAGGCAAAAAAGTTATATTGTCTTTTTTTCTTATCTTCCTGATTGCCGGCCTCGGATACGGGATTTTCATGAAGAAGCCCGAATATGCCAGTTCGATGCAGATTGCAGCGATAACTCAAAACAGCCCTAAAACAGGAGACTTTAATATTTATGTCTCAGGCAACCTTATTTCAGGGATATTGACTAGTGATTCCGTATTAGACTCAGTGATCGACCAAAATGACCTTCTTAAAAATGAGGATGGAACAGCAAAGACACGTGTGCAGGCACGCAAGTCTCTTTCGGACAATATTGAGCCGAATGTTGATGCCAAAAGCGGAATAGTAACTGTAACAGTTAAAGACAGGTATCCCGAAAAGGCATTGACAGTTGCAAAATCTCTTTATGATTCTTCACTGGAAATATTGCAGGAAATGGGTATGACGATTTCCGGGCAAAAGGATGCCTATATACAGTCTGAGATAGAGAAGAACATAGAAAAGATCGAAGAGTTCAAGCAGGATCCCACCAACGGTGTCGTTCGCAAAGACATTGATCAGCTTTTAAAAACCATGTCACTGCTTTCCCTCTATGAGGAGGGCGCTGTTTACAGAAAGAGCGCCCCTATGGTCGTACAGCTTGTATCCCCGCCGACACTTCCCGACCAGCCGCTTCCGAGAGGAAGGGGCAAAATAGCCGCACTTTCCGGAATACTCGGGCTTTTTGTAGGTCTCACATTTGCCTTTATCAGCCACTTCCTGCGTGTTTCTTCTTCCGATCCCGAGACAGCAGAGAAGGTGAAACGCCTAAAAGAATTGGCAGGTTTTAAAAGAGAAAGAGCTAACTAAAGATAGGAGATCTGTGTGATGTTGTACAAAGAGAACAGACTCATCAAGGCTCTTTTGTCTATTTATCTTAAAACTGCGTCAAGGGGGAGATATGTGCTTTCCCTTGACTTTATTTCACTTGCGCTCGCTGTCTACTTGGGCTATGCCCTCAGGCTCACTTTCTTTATCGAAATGGGATACGCCGGCGAACTTCTTCAGACTATTTTCATCTTCTCTGCATGCATTCTTATTCCTATGATATGGGGCGGAGTATACAAAGTAGTATGGCCCAGAGCCAGCGTGGAGGAATATACTATACTGCTCAGATGGTATGTTGTCGGGAGAGCACTGTTTTTCGTCAGGAAAACTTTTTAAATTAACCATAGTGCTCGAACCATTTCGAATGCGCTTTGAGATGCCGGGATCCAGGTTTGGCCTTGTTTTGCCCCTCCTCCTCGTCATCCCGGTATGCTGTTGAGCCCGGGGTCCATCCCCGCGTCTCCCCGGTGTGCACCTGGTGTAACTACCAGCCGATTCGCACAACTCGCAACTCGTTGGCTCTCTGGCCGTGAGCCGGGGTCCATAGGTTTTTGAACTTCGCTTCTCGAATGAATCCAGATACTAAAACCCAAACCTGGATCCCGATATCTTGGTGGACATAAAACCCAAAACCTATGGATCCCGGCTCAGCGGCATACCGGGAAGACGAAGAGAGGCCCATACCGGGAAGACGAAGTGTGGGTTCTTGGTTCAAACAATTGATTTGCAATTGATTCCCAATAGATTACCAATTGACTCCCCTGCGGATGTAGTTTCCACCTGTCTTTACCGACTGCTTGCCAACTGCTTGCCAACATTTTTTAAACAACCGACGCCCTCGGCGGATCCTCTCCCCGCATTTCTTTACAAAAAAAATGGACCTCCCTTTGGAGGTCCATTTATTCGGCGGTTAGAATGGTGGAGCTGAGGCGATTTGAACGCCCGACCCCTTCCGTGCGAGGGAAGTGCTCTCCCGCTGAGCTACAGCCCCACTCGTAACGCACGCAGGTAATTTTATCACGTTGCAACACCTTGTCAACAGACGCGGGGTAATTGGCAGATCAGGGTAATTTTTTACTGTTGCTAATGTATAAACTGAAAATACTTCTATTCGGCAGCTGTTTTTTCTTTTTTGCTCTGAACGGCATGGACCAAAAATGCGACAGTCACGCCCATGAAAAGACCGAGCAGGGATGCAAGCAGCAATATCTTTAGCTTGCCCTGCGAAGCCGGCTCAGTCGCGAGCACGGGTTTTTCGATTATCCTTACAGTGTCGTTAGCCTCTACGTTTGCAACCTTAGAGACCTGATATTCGTCAGCAAGGAGAAGATATGATTTTCTTAATATGTCCCTCTCTGTTGCCATTTTGTGGATCTGATTTGATATCTCAGCTATCCTTGCTTCTGTCATTTCACTGTCTTTTCTCAAGGAATCAATGCGTTTTCTTAATTCTGCAGTAGAGGCTTTTAACGTTGCAAGTTCAAGTTCATCAGAATATAGTTTTGCTTTTAACGTTGAGTTTTGTGCGTTCAATATCTCGTCATCGATGTTCATGTTTTTAAGTTGTTTTAGTTCTTCGGGGGTAAGTTCTCTTGCGAGGAAATTCCAGACAGCTTCAGTGCTCATTCCCTTACTAAGGGATAATTTCTCAGGTTCAAGGGAGAGGAGTTTTCTGGTCGCTTTTATCCTTGACTCCAAAGGAGCGATTTTTAACATCTCTTCGTTGTACTGTTCCATTGCTTTACCGTATATTACACTTGTAGTCTCAAGTTTCGAAGAAAGTATTTTTAGTGGATTCTTTTTTTGGTATTCAAGCAATGTAC
This DNA window, taken from Synergistaceae bacterium DZ-S4, encodes the following:
- a CDS encoding Wzz/FepE/Etk N-terminal domain-containing protein; this encodes MSLLDILLIIAQGKKVILSFFLIFLIAGLGYGIFMKKPEYASSMQIAAITQNSPKTGDFNIYVSGNLISGILTSDSVLDSVIDQNDLLKNEDGTAKTRVQARKSLSDNIEPNVDAKSGIVTVTVKDRYPEKALTVAKSLYDSSLEILQEMGMTISGQKDAYIQSEIEKNIEKIEEFKQDPTNGVVRKDIDQLLKTMSLLSLYEEGAVYRKSAPMVVQLVSPPTLPDQPLPRGRGKIAALSGILGLFVGLTFAFISHFLRVSSSDPETAEKVKRLKELAGFKRERAN
- a CDS encoding Wzz/FepE/Etk N-terminal domain-containing protein, giving the protein MDNEQKNHCQPDLERRLYMNYNEEYEGNEIDIVDILMIFWTKKFLILAFVLLFSLAGFAYVKMMEPYYESRTTLLFMPPVPAEMSAEMRKDPAQPQSSTSSLLPPDIYLTLATADDLLYDTINIVYGAETSGDISIPTPTGLREKMEVELNKSSEKTGATSEKLTLSVKIKDSVPERAVELLTTWGKLFIQRNSDLFTDRAGTSFTYIKDSMLSVKNDLDKTQSTLLEYQKKNPLKILSSKLETTSVIYGKAMEQYNEEMLKIAPLESRIKATRKLLSLEPEKLSLSKGMSTEAVWNFLARELTPEELKQLKNMNIDDEILNAQNSTLKAKLYSDELELATLKASTAELRKRIDSLRKDSEMTEARIAEISNQIHKMATERDILRKSYLLLADEYQVSKVANVEANDTVRIIEKPVLATEPASQGKLKILLLASLLGLFMGVTVAFLVHAVQSKKEKTAAE